One Nocardia sp. BMG111209 DNA segment encodes these proteins:
- a CDS encoding DUF308 domain-containing protein, with product MPILRDTGRTDVFDGGAWQAAFVIGSVSLVLGVAITVWPDKPPRLSEALFTLALFLLAAWDFVVALRARIGRGIRTSTFAIGIFVALLGVSCMRSSEWATLLAVWIAMAFVAHGIVQAMVGAWSEDLPDSGRHEVFGLLTMAAGLGVLVWQIKTVPALSVLVGCCVTLLGAEQISLAARFDRAAVRGGARVRGLLPPGHHA from the coding sequence ATGCCCATACTGCGAGACACCGGGCGCACCGATGTGTTCGACGGTGGCGCCTGGCAGGCGGCGTTCGTCATCGGCAGTGTGTCCCTGGTACTCGGCGTCGCGATCACGGTGTGGCCGGACAAGCCACCGCGACTGTCGGAGGCGCTGTTCACGCTCGCACTGTTCCTGCTGGCGGCGTGGGACTTCGTCGTCGCGCTGCGGGCCCGGATCGGCCGCGGCATACGGACATCGACCTTCGCGATCGGGATATTCGTTGCGCTGCTCGGTGTTTCGTGCATGCGCAGTAGCGAATGGGCCACGCTGCTCGCGGTCTGGATCGCGATGGCGTTCGTCGCCCACGGAATCGTGCAGGCCATGGTCGGCGCCTGGTCGGAGGATCTGCCCGACAGCGGCCGGCACGAGGTGTTCGGCCTGCTCACCATGGCCGCCGGCCTGGGGGTGCTGGTATGGCAGATCAAGACCGTTCCCGCGCTGTCGGTGCTGGTCGGCTGCTGCGTGACCCTCCTCGGCGCGGAACAGATCAGTCTCGCGGCGCGTTTCGATCGCGCGGCGGTGCGCGGTGGCGCGCGGGTGCGGGGCCTGCTGCCGCCGGGGCATCACGCCTGA
- a CDS encoding VOC family protein, which translates to MDITLHSAFLPHTDPEATLAFYRDLLGFEVRNDVGFNGMHWITVGAPGQPGTSIVLYPPEADTGRTDDERATIARMMAKGTFAIMTFATKDLDAIFERLRGGGADVVQEPTDQPYGVRDCAVRDPAGNLLRINEVH; encoded by the coding sequence ATGGATATCACCCTCCACTCGGCCTTCCTGCCGCATACCGACCCGGAGGCCACGCTGGCCTTCTACCGCGATCTGCTCGGGTTCGAGGTGCGCAACGACGTCGGATTCAACGGGATGCACTGGATCACCGTGGGGGCCCCCGGGCAGCCGGGGACATCGATCGTGCTGTATCCGCCCGAGGCCGACACCGGCCGCACCGACGACGAGCGCGCGACCATCGCCCGCATGATGGCCAAGGGCACCTTCGCCATCATGACCTTCGCCACGAAGGATCTGGACGCGATCTTCGAGCGGCTGCGCGGCGGGGGCGCCGATGTCGTGCAGGAGCCGACCGACCAGCCCTACGGTGTGCGCGACTGCGCGGTCCGCGACCCCGCCGGCAATCTGCTCCGGATCAACGAGGTGCACTGA
- a CDS encoding helix-turn-helix transcriptional regulator gives MTNKPTAQHPSDLVLLRRVRDRIDRDFAQPLDVEALARDVHMSAGHLSRQFRIAYGESPYSYLMTRRIERAMALLRRGDLSVTEVCFAVGCSSLGTFSTRFTELVGVPPSVYRRDQVGDVEGIPACVAKQITRPIRNREA, from the coding sequence ATGACCAACAAGCCGACCGCCCAGCATCCCAGTGATCTCGTGCTGCTGCGCCGGGTCCGGGATCGGATCGATCGGGACTTCGCGCAGCCGCTGGATGTGGAGGCGCTCGCGCGGGATGTGCACATGTCGGCGGGGCATCTGAGCCGGCAGTTCCGGATCGCGTACGGGGAGTCACCGTACAGCTACCTGATGACCCGGCGGATCGAGCGGGCCATGGCGTTGCTGCGGCGCGGGGACCTCAGCGTCACCGAGGTGTGCTTCGCGGTGGGCTGCTCGTCGCTGGGCACCTTCAGTACCCGGTTCACCGAGTTGGTGGGGGTGCCGCCGAGTGTCTACCGGCGCGATCAGGTGGGCGACGTCGAGGGGATCCCGGCCTGCGTGGCGAAGCAGATCACCCGACCGATCAGGAATCGAGAAGCATAG
- a CDS encoding zinc-binding dehydrogenase, giving the protein MSIPATMRALQQTSLDGPQDMRLITDAPVPSPGPGEVLIRVAAAGVNFADISKSHGTFGDGPRPPYPAGFEAAGAVVAVGEAVTGPPPGTRVVGIGDGAFAEYMVLPAAAAVPVPPGWTEQQALGLMVNWPTALAALKPLGGITAGQTVLIHAAAGATGRAAVAIARHYGATVIATASPTKHETVLASGADHVLDSRRGDLAAEVLRLTGGAGVDVVLESAGGATFEAGLAAAKRVTGRVVVYGLAGGAAGITNWDLVYKHQVQLIGLNIGVLIRSAPQIFGEVMGELSTLIAAGVLTPTRPTTYDLADGPKALAELEARATVGKLVLLP; this is encoded by the coding sequence ATGAGCATCCCCGCGACCATGCGCGCGCTACAGCAGACCTCCCTCGACGGTCCGCAGGACATGCGTCTGATCACCGACGCACCGGTACCGAGCCCCGGTCCGGGTGAGGTGCTGATCCGAGTCGCCGCCGCCGGTGTCAATTTCGCCGACATCTCGAAGTCGCACGGCACATTCGGGGACGGCCCGCGGCCACCCTATCCGGCGGGTTTCGAGGCTGCCGGTGCGGTGGTCGCGGTGGGCGAGGCGGTGACCGGCCCGCCGCCGGGGACCCGGGTCGTCGGCATCGGAGACGGCGCTTTCGCCGAGTACATGGTGCTGCCCGCGGCCGCGGCGGTGCCGGTGCCACCCGGCTGGACGGAGCAGCAGGCGCTGGGGCTGATGGTCAACTGGCCCACCGCGCTGGCCGCGCTGAAGCCGCTGGGTGGCATCACCGCCGGGCAGACCGTGCTGATCCACGCCGCGGCGGGAGCAACCGGCCGGGCCGCGGTCGCCATCGCCCGGCACTACGGCGCGACGGTCATCGCCACCGCCTCGCCGACCAAGCACGAGACGGTGCTTGCCTCGGGTGCCGACCACGTTCTGGATTCCCGCCGCGGCGATCTCGCCGCCGAGGTGTTGCGGCTGACCGGCGGCGCCGGCGTCGACGTGGTGCTGGAATCCGCAGGCGGTGCCACCTTCGAGGCCGGACTGGCCGCCGCCAAGCGGGTCACCGGCCGGGTCGTCGTCTACGGCCTGGCGGGCGGTGCGGCCGGGATCACCAACTGGGATCTGGTGTACAAGCATCAGGTCCAGCTCATCGGTCTCAATATCGGCGTGCTGATCCGGTCCGCACCGCAGATCTTCGGCGAGGTGATGGGCGAGCTGTCCACGCTGATCGCCGCCGGTGTGCTCACCCCCACCCGGCCCACGACCTACGATCTGGCCGACGGACCGAAGGCGCTGGCGGAACTGGAGGCCAGGGCCACCGTCGGCAAGCTGGTGCTGCTGCCCTGA
- a CDS encoding sigma-70 family RNA polymerase sigma factor — MIVVEVVPDRDRFTVETERFRRELLAHCYRMVGSAHDAEDLVQETYLRAWRSWSGFEGRASMRSWLYKIATNVCLKALERRRIRVLPSGLSGPCDGPDRTPSPLAPGEVSWLEPFPDAWVAPLDGDPAAVVVERESLRLALIASLQHLPARQRAILILREVLAFSATETAEILGTTTAAVKSGLQRARARLDELAPEPEKLLEPTDHRARALLDGYIAAFERSDAGLLEQVLRVDAGLEATPFGDWQSGRAMCIHILGTYVLGTPGDWRMIATTANGQPAAVVYHRDSDGVLQADGVVVLAPTATGISRVVKFHDPALVTTFGFPDALGH, encoded by the coding sequence ATGATCGTGGTGGAAGTCGTGCCGGATCGGGACCGGTTCACCGTCGAGACCGAACGGTTCCGCCGGGAGCTGCTGGCGCACTGCTACCGCATGGTCGGCTCGGCGCACGACGCCGAGGACCTGGTGCAGGAGACCTACCTGCGAGCATGGCGGTCCTGGTCCGGATTCGAGGGCCGGGCGTCGATGCGTTCCTGGCTCTACAAGATCGCCACCAACGTCTGCCTGAAGGCGTTGGAGCGGCGCCGGATCCGCGTATTGCCGTCGGGTCTGAGCGGTCCGTGCGACGGACCCGATCGTACGCCGAGTCCCCTTGCGCCGGGCGAGGTCTCGTGGCTGGAACCGTTTCCCGACGCATGGGTCGCCCCACTGGACGGCGATCCGGCCGCGGTGGTGGTCGAACGCGAATCGTTGCGGCTGGCGCTCATCGCGAGCCTGCAGCATCTGCCCGCCCGCCAGCGCGCGATCCTCATACTGCGCGAAGTGCTGGCGTTCTCGGCGACCGAGACCGCGGAGATCCTCGGCACCACCACCGCGGCGGTCAAGAGCGGCCTGCAGCGGGCCCGCGCCAGGCTGGACGAGCTGGCGCCCGAGCCGGAGAAACTGCTCGAGCCGACCGACCACCGAGCGCGGGCCCTGCTCGACGGCTATATCGCGGCGTTCGAGCGCTCCGACGCGGGCCTGCTCGAACAGGTGCTGCGCGTCGACGCCGGCCTGGAGGCGACACCGTTCGGCGACTGGCAGTCGGGCCGGGCGATGTGTATCCACATACTCGGGACCTACGTACTCGGCACGCCCGGCGATTGGCGGATGATCGCGACCACCGCCAACGGACAGCCGGCCGCCGTCGTGTACCACCGGGATTCGGACGGCGTGCTGCAAGCCGACGGAGTCGTGGTGCTGGCACCCACCGCCACCGGTATCTCCCGCGTCGTCAAGTTCCACGATCCGGCGCTGGTCACGACGTTCGGCTTCCCGGACGCGCTCGGGCACTGA
- a CDS encoding TetR/AcrR family transcriptional regulator gives MTIHQAATAARRQQITRTAIALLSEFGYQATTFEAIRNRAGLSSKRLITYHFSSKDELFAAVADQIAADAESDMRTAIEAATGARELLATVIRVNVAFIAGHLPQVRALQQILLNGDHGVWERHHTESLNRLARLFAEGQRTGAFRPFDPQVMAAALRASIDSVVPLLSAGLDPDLCGNEIAELFDRATSEQPAPPGGERKEQQ, from the coding sequence ATGACCATCCATCAGGCGGCGACCGCGGCCCGCCGACAACAGATCACCCGCACCGCGATCGCCCTGCTGAGCGAGTTCGGCTACCAGGCCACCACCTTCGAGGCCATCCGCAACCGGGCCGGGCTCAGCAGCAAACGACTGATCACCTATCACTTCTCCAGCAAGGACGAACTGTTCGCGGCCGTCGCCGATCAGATCGCCGCCGACGCCGAGTCCGACATGCGGACCGCCATCGAGGCAGCGACCGGCGCTCGTGAGTTGCTCGCCACCGTCATCCGGGTGAATGTGGCGTTCATCGCCGGTCATCTGCCGCAGGTGCGGGCACTCCAGCAGATCCTTCTCAACGGCGATCACGGTGTCTGGGAACGTCACCACACCGAATCGCTGAACCGGCTGGCCCGTCTGTTCGCGGAGGGCCAGCGCACCGGAGCCTTCCGCCCTTTCGATCCGCAGGTCATGGCAGCGGCGCTGCGAGCCTCCATCGACAGTGTCGTCCCCCTCCTTTCCGCCGGACTCGACCCCGACCTCTGCGGAAACGAAATAGCCGAACTCTTCGACCGCGCGACGAGTGAACAGCCCGCGCCGCCGGGCGGCGAACGGAAGGAACAGCAGTGA
- a CDS encoding SDR family oxidoreductase, producing MTHSEGAGRTYVVTGSASGIGAATATMLRERGAEVIGCDLGDADIQADLSTPEGRRSLIDQVAARGPIDAVLAIAGGGRTGLLETNYFGAVATLEGLRPLLAQSAAPRAVVVSSTSSLAPADERVVQACLDGDEAAAIAYLDADPSIGGATGAYGIAKRALNRWVRRAASTPLWAGTGIALNAVAPGVVDTPAAAWIFANEDTRTAVETAAPQPFGGFPGHPEWVAELICWLAGAGNRFVTGQIIFADGGAETALIGDQHWR from the coding sequence GTGACGCATTCAGAGGGTGCCGGGCGTACATATGTCGTGACCGGCTCCGCATCGGGCATCGGCGCCGCGACGGCAACGATGCTGCGCGAGCGCGGCGCCGAGGTCATCGGCTGCGACCTCGGCGACGCCGACATTCAGGCAGACTTGTCCACGCCCGAGGGCCGACGATCGCTGATCGACCAGGTGGCCGCGCGTGGGCCCATCGACGCGGTGCTCGCCATCGCCGGCGGCGGCAGGACAGGTCTCCTCGAGACGAACTACTTCGGCGCCGTCGCGACGCTGGAAGGGCTACGGCCACTGCTGGCGCAGAGCGCGGCACCCCGAGCCGTGGTCGTGTCCTCGACCTCGTCGCTGGCACCCGCAGACGAGCGCGTCGTACAAGCATGCCTCGACGGCGACGAAGCCGCCGCCATCGCCTACCTCGACGCGGACCCGTCCATCGGAGGCGCCACGGGTGCCTACGGGATCGCCAAACGCGCGCTGAATCGCTGGGTACGCCGAGCCGCCTCGACACCCCTGTGGGCGGGAACCGGCATCGCTCTCAACGCCGTCGCACCCGGGGTCGTCGACACACCGGCGGCCGCCTGGATCTTCGCGAACGAGGACACCCGCACCGCCGTGGAAACCGCAGCGCCGCAACCGTTCGGTGGCTTTCCCGGGCACCCGGAATGGGTCGCCGAACTCATCTGCTGGCTCGCCGGCGCGGGCAACCGGTTCGTGACCGGTCAGATCATCTTCGCCGACGGGGGTGCGGAGACGGCGTTGATCGGAGACCAGCACTGGCGTTGA
- a CDS encoding class I SAM-dependent methyltransferase, with protein sequence MDGQDRRVLGSSFGSAAGAYAEHRPHYARAAVQWALQYAPGPRVLDLGAGTGKLTATLLELGMNVVAVEPDPAMLTELRRAFPDVHALSGSAEAIPLQDDSVDAVVAGNAMHWFHMDTAGPEIARVLAPTGILAGLWNVMDDRVDWVDGLAQISGSAAIGPRDTPDSWRIETADLHLPRSVAAQFGSPEQAEFPHGQRRTADSLVATLATRAGMLVMPEQQRQATLGRIRTYLATRSETADEEFTLPMLTCVLRVRRISR encoded by the coding sequence GTGGACGGACAAGATCGGCGCGTTCTCGGCTCGTCGTTCGGTAGCGCGGCAGGCGCGTACGCCGAACATCGCCCCCACTACGCGCGAGCTGCGGTGCAATGGGCACTCCAGTACGCGCCTGGTCCGCGAGTGCTCGACCTCGGCGCCGGAACGGGAAAGCTGACGGCCACACTCCTCGAATTGGGCATGAACGTCGTCGCGGTCGAGCCCGATCCGGCGATGCTCACCGAACTGCGCCGCGCATTCCCGGATGTTCACGCCCTGTCCGGTAGCGCGGAAGCGATTCCCCTGCAAGACGATTCGGTCGATGCCGTGGTCGCAGGCAACGCCATGCACTGGTTCCACATGGATACCGCGGGACCCGAGATAGCCAGAGTCCTCGCCCCCACCGGCATCCTCGCCGGCCTGTGGAACGTCATGGACGACCGCGTCGACTGGGTCGATGGACTCGCACAGATCAGTGGAAGCGCGGCCATCGGCCCACGGGACACTCCCGACAGCTGGCGCATCGAGACAGCCGACCTGCATCTCCCGAGATCCGTTGCCGCACAGTTCGGTTCACCGGAACAGGCCGAATTCCCACACGGCCAGCGCCGCACAGCCGACTCCCTCGTCGCGACACTCGCAACGAGGGCCGGAATGCTGGTCATGCCGGAACAACAACGCCAGGCCACGCTGGGCCGGATCCGCACCTACCTCGCCACCCGATCCGAAACCGCCGACGAGGAATTCACGCTGCCGATGCTGACATGCGTGCTGCGCGTCCGGCGGATCAGCCGCTGA
- a CDS encoding ferredoxin, whose protein sequence is MYWDPLPTVVASGNELVVGSKPRLFGPPEDYLCGQWELRDWRNVPGPFYGAGTDTCQLGRGIAPDHVVYEDDQYSEVVFRQPRTVQETYLVLTAAWVDPFRAYACDGDDRWTWDAIREWWSARDRLGQWLDNTISVQSAGSDIYRENAQGLRGYRAYLNDGLDSYLRNHGFWLDHHRAAQPGETLPALN, encoded by the coding sequence GTGTACTGGGATCCACTGCCTACCGTCGTAGCCTCCGGCAACGAACTTGTTGTCGGCTCCAAGCCACGGTTGTTCGGGCCGCCGGAGGACTATCTGTGTGGTCAGTGGGAGTTGCGGGATTGGCGCAACGTTCCCGGACCGTTCTACGGTGCGGGTACCGACACCTGCCAGCTGGGTCGGGGCATCGCACCGGATCATGTTGTCTACGAAGACGATCAGTACAGCGAAGTGGTGTTCCGCCAGCCACGGACCGTGCAGGAGACGTACCTGGTCCTGACCGCCGCGTGGGTGGATCCCTTCCGCGCCTACGCATGTGACGGCGACGACCGGTGGACCTGGGACGCGATCCGCGAATGGTGGTCCGCGCGTGACCGTCTCGGGCAGTGGCTCGACAACACGATCTCTGTGCAGTCGGCCGGCTCCGACATCTACCGTGAGAACGCCCAGGGCCTGCGAGGCTACCGCGCCTACCTGAACGACGGGCTCGACTCCTATTTACGGAATCATGGATTCTGGCTCGACCATCACCGCGCCGCCCAACCTGGCGAGACGCTACCGGCCCTGAACTGA
- a CDS encoding DUF4279 domain-containing protein codes for MNIRQYCYFALRSDTRSAAEIAARLGMEPDEVRVRGSRSAEHVIPRCHAWMIVRRSDESVADQIQHVVDRLETIRSGLVSLCAEDEIGSMMHVVRYFHDPDGVREPPGGTSWEQARQWPRPLGWHLSMPVLEFLSATRTELDVDEYDCSDDVAADSRA; via the coding sequence GTGAATATCCGCCAGTACTGCTATTTCGCCCTCAGGAGTGACACGCGGTCTGCTGCGGAGATCGCGGCGCGACTGGGGATGGAGCCGGACGAGGTACGGGTACGAGGGAGCCGGTCGGCCGAACATGTGATCCCGCGGTGCCATGCGTGGATGATCGTCCGGCGCAGCGATGAGAGTGTCGCCGACCAGATCCAGCACGTGGTGGATCGGTTGGAGACCATCCGTTCCGGGTTGGTTTCGTTGTGCGCAGAGGACGAGATCGGTTCGATGATGCACGTCGTGCGGTATTTCCATGACCCGGACGGAGTCCGAGAGCCGCCCGGCGGAACTTCGTGGGAGCAGGCGAGGCAGTGGCCCCGGCCATTGGGGTGGCATCTGTCGATGCCGGTGCTCGAATTCCTGTCGGCAACGCGAACCGAACTCGACGTCGATGAATACGACTGTAGCGACGACGTAGCCGCCGATTCCCGGGCCTGA
- a CDS encoding MerR family transcriptional regulator, producing the protein MDEETDRYTIGELARRTGLSARTIRFWSDSGVIPPSERSAGGYRLYGADAVDRLHLVRTLRELGFGLDAVREVLDRQSTLAEVAEIHVEALDTQIRMLRLNRAVLRNSIRRENKTEGLSLMYELARLPARERQQLIDGFVDKIFDGVDDTDAIAIADFMRELPPQLPDDPTSAQVDAWIELAELVSDDDFRHTMRQMVLRGESDNRIEFGLNIRPLVLEHAGPAVEKGIAAESDTGRAILDRIVPSDLGDTESQALLEWLNLVAEPRVERYWQLLSLINDHPPAPPSVPAFTWLAAALRAHR; encoded by the coding sequence ATGGACGAAGAGACGGACCGCTACACGATCGGAGAGCTCGCTCGCCGCACCGGATTGTCCGCACGTACGATCCGGTTCTGGTCCGACAGCGGAGTCATACCGCCCTCGGAACGGTCCGCGGGCGGCTATCGCCTCTACGGCGCCGACGCGGTCGATCGGTTGCATCTGGTCCGCACGCTTCGTGAGCTCGGCTTCGGCCTGGATGCGGTGCGAGAGGTACTCGACCGGCAATCCACGTTGGCCGAGGTCGCCGAGATCCATGTCGAAGCCCTCGATACCCAGATCCGGATGTTGCGGCTGAATCGTGCGGTTCTCCGCAACTCCATCCGCCGGGAGAACAAGACCGAAGGACTGTCCCTGATGTACGAACTCGCCCGGCTCCCGGCCCGCGAACGGCAACAGCTCATCGACGGTTTCGTCGACAAGATCTTCGACGGCGTCGACGATACGGACGCCATCGCCATCGCCGACTTCATGCGAGAGCTGCCACCGCAGCTGCCCGACGACCCGACTTCCGCGCAGGTGGATGCCTGGATAGAGCTGGCCGAACTCGTCTCGGACGACGACTTCCGGCACACAATGCGACAGATGGTGCTGCGCGGCGAATCAGACAACCGCATCGAATTCGGCCTCAACATCCGGCCACTGGTTCTCGAGCACGCCGGTCCCGCTGTCGAGAAGGGAATCGCCGCGGAATCCGACACCGGTCGTGCGATTCTCGACCGCATCGTGCCCTCGGATCTCGGCGACACCGAGTCGCAGGCACTGCTCGAATGGTTGAACCTGGTGGCCGAACCTCGCGTCGAACGCTACTGGCAGCTGCTGAGCCTGATCAACGATCACCCGCCCGCTCCACCCAGCGTGCCTGCTTTCACCTGGCTCGCCGCCGCCCTGCGCGCACACCGATGA
- a CDS encoding VOC family protein — MASVRQFQVTFDCPEPQRLARFWCEVLGYVAPPPPQGFATWDDAERSRPLERQGMSFACIDPSGVGPRPLFQRVPEGKVVKNRVHLDVRVGTGFVGEKRSATIEAECARLTALGAVRVRLLRADGYNESCIVMQDIEATNSASTEQGSLSMARLRARRTLREDGRMSEFPEWSVQSSTGVRFDWGPVGAQALGPQCAALVVVDVLSFTTAVSVAVEAGTRVLPYPWRDDTAAAFAAEQGAELAVGRRAVSQQQPWSLSPAALRAAPAPERLVLPSPNGSAISAAAEGIPVIAACLRNAGAVADWIIGQRWGTVEHPVAVIAAGEHWPGRATLRPAVEDWLGAAAVIAALAEHGAQALSPEASIAASGYAAVSDVRALVRDCASGRELAAGGFGADVAIAIEVETSRSVPVLVDGCFVDATCATSIH, encoded by the coding sequence ATGGCATCGGTCAGACAGTTCCAAGTCACCTTCGACTGTCCAGAACCCCAGCGCCTCGCCCGATTCTGGTGCGAGGTACTGGGTTACGTCGCACCGCCGCCACCGCAAGGGTTCGCGACCTGGGACGATGCCGAGCGCTCACGACCACTCGAGCGCCAGGGTATGTCGTTCGCCTGCATCGACCCCTCGGGAGTAGGTCCGCGGCCGCTGTTCCAGCGCGTTCCCGAAGGAAAGGTCGTCAAGAATCGAGTGCATCTCGACGTCCGGGTCGGCACCGGCTTCGTAGGCGAAAAGCGCTCGGCCACAATCGAAGCCGAGTGTGCGCGCCTCACCGCGCTCGGCGCAGTACGCGTACGACTGCTGCGCGCCGACGGCTACAACGAATCGTGCATCGTGATGCAGGACATCGAGGCAACGAATTCTGCCTCGACTGAACAGGGTTCGCTGTCGATGGCGCGGCTACGAGCGCGGCGGACTCTCCGCGAGGATGGACGGATGTCGGAATTCCCCGAGTGGTCTGTGCAGTCATCGACCGGTGTCCGTTTCGATTGGGGGCCGGTGGGTGCGCAGGCGCTCGGTCCGCAGTGTGCGGCGCTGGTGGTGGTCGACGTCTTGTCGTTCACCACCGCGGTGTCGGTAGCCGTCGAGGCCGGAACGCGAGTTCTGCCGTATCCGTGGCGCGACGACACTGCCGCCGCCTTCGCTGCGGAACAGGGTGCGGAGTTGGCCGTCGGCCGCCGCGCAGTGTCACAGCAGCAACCGTGGTCGCTGTCTCCCGCCGCGCTACGCGCCGCTCCCGCACCGGAACGGCTGGTGTTGCCGTCGCCGAACGGATCGGCCATTTCCGCTGCTGCCGAAGGGATTCCGGTGATAGCGGCATGTCTTCGCAACGCCGGCGCGGTCGCCGACTGGATCATCGGGCAGCGGTGGGGCACCGTGGAACACCCTGTCGCGGTGATCGCCGCCGGCGAACACTGGCCGGGTCGCGCCACGCTGCGCCCGGCGGTCGAAGACTGGCTCGGGGCCGCTGCGGTGATCGCCGCGCTCGCCGAGCATGGTGCCCAGGCGCTGTCGCCGGAGGCATCGATCGCTGCGTCGGGGTACGCCGCCGTCAGCGATGTCCGTGCGCTGGTGCGCGACTGCGCTTCCGGCCGAGAGCTGGCCGCCGGAGGGTTCGGCGCCGACGTCGCCATCGCGATCGAGGTCGAGACCAGCCGCTCCGTACCGGTCCTCGTCGACGGCTGCTTCGTCGACGCAACCTGCGCGACGTCGATCCATTGA
- a CDS encoding alpha/beta hydrolase, translating to MQFTSEQHLENDVLEREFTLGEIPGILWTPESATEPVPLILLGHPPLGLTKMYPRLAARARRATAEGFAAATIELPGSGDRPRWAAAEQARADLRRTLQAGDPVSDEIIDALILPLVDKAVPEWQTTLDALLALPEIGGPVGYSGGVISIGIRLAVVEPRIVAAGLFAGSFVPRTMFEEARRITIPVHVLLQWDDEGNDRQAALDLFDAFGSKEKTLLANMGGHTGVPQSAGEDAAGFFARHLK from the coding sequence ATGCAGTTCACTTCCGAACAGCACCTCGAAAACGACGTCCTGGAACGCGAATTCACCCTCGGCGAGATCCCCGGCATCCTGTGGACACCCGAATCCGCCACCGAACCGGTTCCGCTGATCCTGCTCGGGCACCCACCCCTCGGATTGACCAAGATGTACCCCCGGCTGGCAGCCCGAGCCCGCCGCGCCACGGCGGAGGGCTTCGCCGCGGCCACCATCGAACTCCCCGGAAGCGGCGACCGCCCCCGATGGGCCGCCGCCGAACAGGCTCGCGCCGACCTCCGCCGGACGCTGCAGGCCGGCGACCCGGTCAGCGACGAGATCATCGACGCCCTCATCCTCCCGCTGGTCGACAAAGCGGTCCCGGAATGGCAGACCACCCTGGACGCCCTCCTCGCACTGCCCGAGATCGGCGGCCCGGTCGGATACTCCGGCGGAGTGATCTCCATCGGAATCCGGCTGGCGGTGGTCGAACCCCGCATCGTCGCCGCGGGCCTGTTCGCCGGAAGTTTCGTGCCCCGCACCATGTTCGAGGAGGCCCGCCGGATCACCATCCCGGTACACGTCCTGCTGCAATGGGACGACGAGGGCAACGACCGGCAAGCCGCCCTGGACCTCTTCGACGCCTTCGGCTCGAAGGAGAAGACGCTGCTCGCCAACATGGGCGGACACACCGGCGTCCCCCAGTCCGCCGGGGAGGACGCCGCCGGCTTCTTCGCCCGGCACCTGAAGTGA